In Bacteroidota bacterium, a single genomic region encodes these proteins:
- a CDS encoding putative metal-dependent hydrolase yields MKGLEEEKLCYPIGRFKLPEKVTNKELTQFLSDIESLPSQMKLLVQNCSEQQLQLTYRKSGWSVKQILNHLVDSHSNSVIRFKLALTEAIPVIKPYDEAKWALLSDTQNCPIQLSLKLLDAIHQRWTILLKSLSNEDWEKKLFHPGSKIEYNLKQLAALYAWHGKHHLAHIQLALNTIG; encoded by the coding sequence ATGAAAGGCTTGGAAGAAGAAAAATTATGCTACCCCATTGGCAGATTTAAGCTTCCCGAGAAGGTAACTAATAAGGAGCTGACACAATTTTTAAGTGACATTGAATCCCTTCCATCCCAAATGAAACTTCTTGTTCAAAATTGTTCCGAACAACAATTGCAATTAACCTATCGTAAAAGCGGTTGGAGTGTTAAACAAATTTTAAATCACTTGGTCGATAGCCACTCCAATTCGGTAATTCGTTTCAAATTAGCACTAACCGAAGCTATCCCGGTTATAAAACCGTATGATGAAGCTAAATGGGCCCTGCTATCCGATACACAAAACTGCCCTATTCAACTTTCACTCAAATTATTGGATGCCATACATCAACGCTGGACTATCCTTTTAAAATCATTAAGTAATGAGGATTGGGAAAAGAAATTATTTCACCCCGGTTCCAAAATAGAATATAATTTAAAGCAACTCGCCGCACTATATGCTTGGCATGGAAAGCATCACCTTGCTCACATCCAATTGGCTTTAAATACGATAGGTTAA
- a CDS encoding YicC family protein, producing MIKSMTGFGKATIDANGKTIVAEVRSLNSKQLDLNIKLPSAFRSKELELRNSAAKLIERGKADVLVYIENSDPEKLVSVNTSLAKSYYHEFKKLAIELNESSHDLLSHILKMPEVLKPEIIEPDEVQENLLKDCLDKAIAAFISFRTAEGKVLEKEFVSRLANILNHLAAIEKKDSKRAVELRKRIEKNLEELIQKERIDQNRLEQELIYYIEKMDITEEKLRLKTHCEYFLKTMKEEESVGRKLGFITQEIGREINTIGSKVNDSSMQKLVVQMKDELEKIKEQLLNVL from the coding sequence ATGATTAAATCGATGACCGGCTTTGGAAAAGCTACAATAGATGCCAATGGGAAAACAATTGTGGCGGAGGTGCGTTCATTAAACAGTAAGCAACTTGACTTAAACATAAAACTCCCTTCAGCATTTAGAAGCAAAGAATTGGAGTTGCGCAATAGCGCTGCAAAATTAATTGAACGTGGCAAAGCAGATGTATTAGTTTACATCGAAAATAGTGACCCGGAAAAGCTTGTTTCAGTTAATACAAGTCTTGCCAAAAGTTACTACCATGAATTTAAAAAGCTCGCAATAGAGTTAAATGAATCATCTCACGACCTGCTTTCTCATATTTTAAAAATGCCCGAAGTGTTAAAGCCTGAAATTATTGAACCGGATGAGGTACAAGAAAATCTGCTTAAGGACTGCTTAGACAAAGCCATCGCAGCCTTCATTAGTTTTCGAACTGCCGAAGGAAAAGTACTCGAGAAGGAATTTGTGAGCCGGCTTGCGAATATATTAAATCACTTGGCTGCAATCGAAAAGAAAGATAGCAAGCGAGCTGTAGAACTAAGAAAACGCATTGAAAAAAACTTAGAAGAACTTATCCAAAAGGAACGGATCGACCAAAATCGACTAGAGCAGGAGTTGATTTACTACATCGAAAAAATGGATATTACCGAAGAAAAATTGCGCCTGAAAACCCATTGCGAATATTTTCTGAAAACCATGAAAGAGGAAGAATCAGTTGGAAGAAAATTAGGATTTATTACGCAAGAAATTGGCCGTGAAATCAATACAATCGGCTCAAAGGTAAATGATTCTAGCATGCAAAAATTAGTTGTTCAAATGAAGGACGAATTGGAAAAAATTAAAGAACAACTCCTCAATGTTTTATAA
- the gmk gene encoding guanylate kinase, producing the protein MQGKLIIFSAPSGAGKTTIVQHLLKKFPVLEFSISACSRTMRKDEKEGEDYYFLSVKDFKKKIINDEFLEWEEVYTDHYYGTLKSEIERIWNKGHHVIFDVDVHGGLNLKKIFGERALAVFVKAPSIQHLENRLKLRETETPESIARRISKAEQEIKLAPDFDKIVLNDKMEHAFEQAEKLVTEFLNKQ; encoded by the coding sequence ATGCAAGGTAAACTCATTATATTTTCGGCCCCTTCCGGCGCAGGTAAAACTACCATTGTACAACATCTACTCAAAAAATTTCCGGTATTGGAATTTTCAATTTCGGCATGTAGTCGCACCATGCGAAAAGATGAAAAGGAAGGCGAAGATTATTATTTTTTATCGGTAAAGGATTTCAAAAAAAAAATAATTAACGACGAGTTTCTCGAATGGGAAGAAGTATATACCGATCACTATTACGGAACACTTAAATCAGAAATTGAACGCATTTGGAATAAAGGGCATCATGTTATTTTTGATGTGGACGTACATGGCGGTTTAAATCTTAAGAAAATATTTGGTGAGAGAGCCCTAGCTGTTTTTGTAAAAGCACCTTCCATTCAACATCTCGAAAATCGCTTAAAGCTACGCGAAACCGAAACACCCGAAAGTATTGCTCGAAGAATTAGTAAAGCCGAACAAGAAATAAAACTGGCCCCCGATTTCGACAAAATTGTGTTAAACGATAAAATGGAACATGCTTTCGAACAAGCAGAAAAATTAGTTACAGAGTTTTTAAATAAGCAATAA